A genomic window from Nocardioides rotundus includes:
- a CDS encoding type I restriction-modification system subunit M, translating into MIAGELKGKIDRVWDAFWSGGISNPLEVIEQITYLLFIRRLDDLQTRAEKKARITKTDVENPVFLPGQAHLRWSEFKNASPEVMHKTVADDVFPFLRRMGDGTTYSEHMKDARFTIPTPALLSKVVDMLDDIPMADRDTNGDLYEYLLSKIASAGVNGQFRTPRHIIELMVQMTAPKPSDEICDPACGTAGFLVAASEYVRATHADALLDSAQRKHFHASMFHGYDFDSTMLRIGSMNMLLHGIESPDIRYRDSLSEGSAGDANKYTLILANPPFAGSLDYESTAKDLQQIVKTKKTELLFLALFLKLLKPGGRAAVIVPDGVLFGSSKAHKDLRRILVDEQKLDAVVKLPSGVFRPYAGVSTAILFFTKTNSGGTDDVWFYDVRADGFSLDDKRNPVEVNDLPDVLSRWLSLAQPDSAERERARTDQSFLVPKADIVAQGYDLSLTRYKEIEYDEVEHRAPLEIIADIETLEDEIAKGLAELKAMLS; encoded by the coding sequence GTGATCGCTGGTGAGTTGAAGGGCAAGATCGACCGCGTCTGGGACGCCTTCTGGTCCGGCGGCATCAGCAACCCGTTGGAGGTCATCGAGCAGATCACCTACCTGCTGTTCATCCGCCGCCTCGACGACCTCCAGACGCGGGCGGAGAAGAAGGCCCGCATCACCAAGACCGACGTCGAGAACCCCGTGTTCCTCCCGGGTCAGGCGCACCTGCGGTGGAGCGAGTTCAAGAACGCCTCCCCCGAGGTCATGCACAAGACCGTCGCCGACGACGTCTTCCCGTTCCTGCGGCGCATGGGTGACGGCACCACCTACAGCGAGCACATGAAGGACGCACGGTTCACGATCCCGACCCCGGCGCTGTTGTCGAAGGTGGTCGACATGCTCGACGACATTCCGATGGCTGACCGGGACACCAACGGCGACCTGTACGAGTACCTGCTCTCGAAGATCGCCTCCGCCGGCGTCAACGGCCAGTTCCGCACCCCGCGCCACATCATCGAGCTGATGGTTCAGATGACCGCGCCGAAGCCGTCGGACGAGATCTGCGACCCGGCGTGCGGGACCGCCGGCTTCCTTGTCGCCGCGAGCGAGTACGTCCGCGCCACCCACGCCGACGCGCTCCTCGACTCGGCGCAGCGCAAGCACTTCCACGCCTCGATGTTCCACGGCTACGACTTCGACTCCACGATGCTCCGCATCGGCAGCATGAACATGCTCCTCCACGGCATCGAGTCGCCCGACATCCGCTACCGCGACTCGCTCTCCGAAGGCTCCGCCGGCGATGCGAACAAGTACACGCTGATCCTGGCCAACCCGCCCTTCGCCGGGTCGTTGGATTATGAGTCCACCGCTAAAGACCTGCAGCAGATCGTCAAGACCAAGAAGACCGAACTGCTCTTCCTGGCGCTCTTCCTCAAGCTGCTCAAGCCCGGCGGCCGGGCGGCTGTCATCGTGCCCGACGGCGTGCTGTTCGGCTCCTCGAAGGCGCACAAGGACCTGCGCCGGATCCTGGTCGACGAGCAGAAGCTCGACGCCGTCGTGAAGCTACCTTCCGGTGTCTTCCGCCCGTACGCAGGTGTCTCCACCGCGATCCTGTTCTTCACCAAGACCAACTCCGGCGGCACCGACGACGTCTGGTTCTACGACGTCCGCGCCGACGGGTTCTCGTTGGACGACAAGCGCAACCCGGTCGAGGTCAACGACCTCCCGGACGTCCTCAGTCGTTGGTTGAGCCTGGCGCAACCCGACTCCGCCGAGCGGGAACGTGCCCGCACCGATCAGTCCTTCCTGGTTCCCAAGGCCGACATCGTCGCCCAGGGCTACGACCTCTCCCTCACCCGCTATAAGGAGATCGAGTACGACGAGGTCGA